From the genome of bacterium, one region includes:
- a CDS encoding sugar phosphate isomerase/epimerase family protein, with the protein MKLAYAISASPTQFQAVASTDVYETIPALAGLGFDGVELAIRDPAQVDLEPLAAAAERAGVAVPAIGTGQAYIEEGLGLTAPEEHVRVRAVARLLGQVSAARRFGALLIVGLIHGPIPAGTDRSVAEERVVQGLGTVARAARTAGVRLVVEPINRYESNWLNTVDEVLDLLNRLGEDNVGVLPDTFHMNIEEADLPAALRRGGPRVWHVHMADSNRRAPGWGHLAFAPVVQTLREMGYGGFASAEILQTPGVLDAAWQTIGALRRLVPRAAPEVRSVEALRAPGNGQTPRSGPGDSREVT; encoded by the coding sequence GTGAAGCTCGCGTACGCGATTTCCGCGTCCCCGACACAGTTTCAGGCCGTCGCGTCGACCGATGTCTACGAGACCATCCCGGCGCTGGCCGGACTCGGGTTCGACGGCGTGGAGCTGGCGATCCGCGATCCGGCCCAGGTCGACCTCGAACCGCTCGCGGCCGCCGCGGAGCGGGCGGGGGTGGCCGTGCCGGCCATCGGCACGGGCCAGGCCTACATAGAGGAAGGCCTGGGTCTCACCGCACCCGAGGAACACGTGCGCGTTCGCGCCGTTGCGCGGCTGCTGGGCCAGGTCTCGGCCGCCCGGCGGTTCGGGGCGCTCCTCATCGTGGGGCTCATCCACGGGCCGATTCCTGCCGGCACCGATCGTTCGGTCGCGGAGGAGCGGGTCGTTCAGGGCCTCGGCACGGTCGCCCGGGCCGCCCGCACGGCCGGCGTGCGGCTCGTCGTCGAACCGATCAACCGGTACGAGAGCAACTGGCTGAACACGGTGGACGAGGTGCTCGACCTCCTCAACCGTCTCGGGGAAGACAACGTCGGCGTGCTGCCGGATACCTTTCACATGAACATCGAGGAGGCCGATCTCCCGGCCGCCCTGCGCCGGGGCGGGCCGCGCGTCTGGCACGTTCACATGGCCGACAGCAACCGGCGGGCGCCCGGATGGGGGCATCTCGCGTTCGCGCCGGTCGTGCAGACGCTGCGCGAAATGGGATACGGCGGGTTTGCGTCGGCCGAAATTCTGCAGACGCCGGGCGTCCTCGACGCCGCCTGGCAGACGATCGGGGCGCTGCGGCGGCTCGTCCCGCGGGCCGCCCCCGAGGTGCGGTCGGTGGAGGCGCTCCGCGCGCCGGGCAACGGCCAGACGCCCCGCTCCGGCCCGGGGGATTCGCGGGAGGTGACGTGA
- a CDS encoding TIM barrel protein has product MQEPWSRYLRLGIVHSMAYPAVMKGDGPYVETLRELASDPFFTAVEVGWVHDAEQRRQAAVLLAEAHLDVVFGAQSALLTTKSDLNAADEKARQSAVALVRGCIDQAVDLGARRVAVLSGPYPGPAGLARAVDRLVESLREICAYGRGRGVGIALETFDRTIEKRALAGPTPLCVAISERVRETAPEFGLMLDLSHLPLLGERTRDALVAARDHLVHAHIGNCAVRDRAHPAYGDVHPRFGIEGGENDTPEVLEFLRVLFEIGYLGGAGARPFLSFEVKPLPGEATATVVAGTKRVFTDAWALL; this is encoded by the coding sequence ATGCAGGAACCATGGAGCCGCTATCTGCGTCTGGGAATCGTGCACTCGATGGCCTACCCGGCGGTCATGAAGGGCGACGGACCGTATGTCGAGACGCTGCGGGAGCTCGCGTCGGACCCGTTCTTTACAGCCGTCGAGGTGGGATGGGTGCACGACGCGGAACAGCGCCGGCAGGCGGCGGTGCTGCTGGCGGAGGCGCATCTCGACGTGGTGTTCGGCGCGCAGTCCGCGTTGCTGACGACGAAGTCTGATCTCAACGCGGCCGACGAGAAGGCGCGGCAGAGCGCCGTGGCGTTGGTCCGGGGATGCATCGATCAGGCGGTGGACCTCGGCGCCCGCCGGGTCGCCGTGTTGAGCGGACCGTATCCGGGTCCCGCCGGCCTGGCCCGGGCCGTCGACCGGCTGGTGGAGTCCCTCCGCGAGATCTGTGCCTACGGGCGGGGCCGCGGCGTCGGGATCGCACTCGAGACCTTCGACCGGACCATCGAGAAGCGAGCACTCGCCGGGCCGACCCCGCTGTGCGTTGCGATCTCCGAGCGGGTGCGCGAGACCGCGCCCGAGTTCGGGCTGATGCTCGACCTGAGCCATCTGCCGCTGCTCGGCGAACGGACCCGCGACGCGCTGGTGGCGGCGCGGGACCATCTCGTCCACGCCCACATCGGCAACTGCGCAGTGCGCGACCGTGCGCATCCCGCGTACGGCGACGTGCATCCGCGGTTCGGCATCGAGGGCGGCGAGAACGACACGCCGGAGGTGCTCGAGTTTCTGCGCGTGTTGTTCGAGATCGGCTACCTCGGCGGGGCGGGGGCACGGCCGTTCCTGAGCTTCGAGGTCAAGCCGCTGCCCGGCGAGGCGACCGCCACGGTCGTCGCGGGGACGAAGCGGGTCTTCACGGACGCGTGGGCGCTGTTGTAG